The nucleotide sequence CGAGGAGACAATCAAGTGGCCGAGGTACTTGATATTGACGACGAGGATTTTCAAATACAGCTCATTCTCAAGAAATGTTCCATCATCCAGAATCACTTTTTAAGATACAAAACAATCACGCCTTGATACTACCCCTAAAAAGAAAAAGTCCGTTTTAAAACGGACTTCATGAGTAGCGGGGGAAGGATTCGAACCTTCGACCTTCGGGTTATGAGCCCGACGAGCTACCAGCTGCTCCACCCCGCGATCAGGCTTTAATATAACCACGGGCCGGTTCCTAAACAAGATACTTTTGCCGCCGGCACACGAATCCACACGCCGACCGGATCATCAAACAAGACGGAACGAAGTTGTATCGAAGACTGTTGAATTTGCTGAAAGTTGAATGTTCGAAGCGTGTATTTTAAATTTTGACGGATGAATTAGTCGAAAGCAGCACGATGCCAACCTACGAATACAAGTGCGAGAGTTGCAGCAAAACTTTTGAAGAGATTCAATCGATGACGGATGATCCGCTGACCACCTGTCCGAAGTGCGGTGGAAAAGTGCAGAGACTCATAAGTTCGGGCGTCGGCCTCATATTTAAGGGCTCGGGATTTTACCTGACAGATTATAAAAAATCCAGCGCGTCTCCGGCAGGCAGCAACGGGGAATCAAAACCGAAAACAAAGGCGCCTGCCGAAAAGCCAGCGGTTGCGAAAACCAAGTCTACAAAGAAGTCGGATTAGAAGAATCCCTATCTCTTATTTGAGAATACTGTCGCTGGAGTAATTCGCGCCCCTCTGAGGAATTCGACCGAACGCAATTTTTTCTTCCCCTCCATTTGAATTTCAAGAATCTCCACCGCTCCGTCGCCACAAACCACATTGAGCTTTCCGGAATCCGTTTGCAATTCTCCAACAGCGCCGTGAGCGGGTCGTTCGGCGATACGAGCCCTTATGATTTTCGCCATCCTGTTCTGGAGATATGTAAATGCTCCAGGTTCTGGCGAAAACCCGCGTATGAAATTGTGAACGTCTTCGGCAGGCTTCGACCAATCGATCAGGCAATTCTCTTTTGAAATCTTGGGAGCTTTTGTGGCTTTAGCATCGTCCTGCTCGATTATGCTAACCTGATTCCGCTCTATCAAATCAAGCGTGTCCACCACGGCGTCAGCGCCAATTTTCGAAAGACGGTCGGCGAGCTCACCGGCGGTATCATCCGTTCCAATTTCCGTCCTTCGCTGGAGAATTATCTTCCCTGTGTCGATTTTCTCATCGAGAAAGAATGTCGTCACTCCGGTCTCTCGTTCGCCTTTTACAATTGCCCAATTGATGGGCGCAGCTCCTCTGTACTTCGGCAAAAGCGACGCATGAAGGTTGAATGTACCCTTCTTCGCTATTGTAAAGATCTCCTTCGGCAATATTCGAAAAGCTACAACCACTATGACATCCGGCTCAAGGCTCCTTAGCCGGTCGGCAAATTCGGGATCTCGCAACGACGAAACCTGAATGACCGGCACACCGATTTCGGCTGCAGCAATCTTCACGGGCGGGGGGGTTACTTTCAAACCTCTCCCCTGCGGCTCATCTGTATTTGTGACGACCGCAACGAGTCGATGACCCGTCGCCGCTATGGCTTTTAACGAGGGGATTGCAAACTCCGGCGTACCCATGAAAACGATTTTCATTTCCTGCCTGACTTTATTGGAATTTAAACGAGACCGGACATTTATACCACTCTTACGTACCTGTAGCTACGCTCAATATCTGCGCATGGCAGGATCGATAAATCTTGCCCACGCGTCTATTCCGCCCGTGAGATTCTTGACGTTTTGAAACCCCGCGCTTTGAAGAAACCTAACTGCCATCAGACTCCTGTTCCCGGAATGGCAAATGACGACGGTCTCTCCTTCGGCGTCGAGCTCGCTCATCTTCTCAGGAAGTTGTCTGAGAGGAATCAGGATTCCTCCGATATTGCAAATTTGAAATTCGGACTTTTCGCGGACATCCAGTATTGTGATCTTCTCTCCTTTATCGAGCCGATCCTTTAATTCGTGTACCGAAATTGCATCGCTTCTTCCGCTCTTTTGATCAACCATTAAATACCTCGATTTGATTTCTTGAGGTGAAGTGGACATTCAAGTGGGGTTACGGCCCGACGATGTTACGCTTTCATTCGTTTTGCTCCAACGCGAAACCGTATGTGGTTGCTCCTACCCACCGCACGCAGTAAATATATTACTCGCGCCTCAACGTCTCAATCCCGCTGAAGTAGAGCATCTCGTTCACTCGTATCGCAAGCTCCTCGCCGACATTCTGATGTAGTCACCGATCATTTCGTCTCTCTCCATCTACTTTGAATCCCATGAATCCCTCGTGCCTTCGAGGTTTTCACAACGAATTGTCCGATTCACTCACGCCGTATTACTTCCGCCGGGTTCACTGTAAAGATCCTGAACGCGTGGGAGGCTACAGTCACGAAAGCAATTGCCAGCGCTAAGACAGTAGAGAGGATGAAGATCCAAACACTGATTTCTGTCCGGTACGCAAAATCCTGAAGCCATTTGTTCAAAACAAGATATGAAACCGGGACAGCGATTAGATTCGCGATGAGGACAAGCGTCAGAAATTCCTTCGCGAATAGTCCAAGTATATCGGATAAACCCGCGCCGAGTATCTTTCGAACCCCTATCTCTCTGGTCCGCTGGGTCACCTTGAGCGAAGACAAACCGAACAATCCCAGTCCCGCAAGAAATATGGCAAGCCCGGAGAATACCTCGACAATAGTTTCCATCTTCTCCTCGGGAAGGTACGCCGCAGTATATTTGTCCTTTACAAAAAAATAATCAAAGGGGAACATCGGGAAGACTTTAGCCCAATTTTCCCTGATAAAGCTAAGTCCCTCGCTGATTCGTGATGGATCCAGTCTCAACGACACTGCAGTATTCTCATAACCGCCCGCGGCGTACCTGTAGACCATGGGCTCCATAGGATTCTGCAGCGACTGAAAATTTATGTCCTTTATGACGCCGATTACCGTCAACGGATAATGCTCATGGATGTAACAGATCTTCTTCCCCACGGCACTTGTCCATCCAAGAGCTCTTGCAGCACTCTGATTGATGATAACGGCGTCGGACTTATCAGTGGCAAACGCTAGCGAAAAATTCCTCCCGTCAATGATCCTGATCCTGTACGTGTCCACAAAATTCTCATCCATGGAGGACACAACCATTTGAATCGCCTCCTTGTCGTTCGCTCCAACCGGCACAATCCCGAAGGTATTATTGAAATGATCGCCTGGTATGTTCTCCGACATCGCTACCGACAATATCCCGTGAGTCGACTCGTTCGAGCTAATCAAGTTGAAGAAGCTCTTAATTTTCTCATATTGTCCGGCTTCCGCTTCAGTCTCCACAGGAACTGCCACAATATTATCCGGCTGGAATCCCATGTCATAACTTTTCATGAATCCAACCTGCTGCGAGATGAGGAACACACTCGTCACCAAAACAGCCGCTATCACGAATTGTCCCACAACCAAAATATTTCGGGCTGTGCTTTTGCTTCTTCCAGCCGCATGCTTCTCGAGAACCTCGGCAGGCATGTGTTTCGACAGGACAAGGGCCGGATAACTTCCTGCTATTAGTCCGACAAATATCCCGAAGGCGCCGATGACGAGGATATTCGGCATCGTAAGAAAAGGAGATATGGAAATTTCCTTGCCTGTCAGATTTCTGAATTGATCCAAAGATATTTCTGCCAGTCCGATTCCTATCATCAGAGAAACGAAACTCATGAGTATCGATTCGCAAAGAAATTGAACGACGACCTGGCTTCTCTGTGCACCGAGCACTTTCCTCATTCCAATTTCCTTAATCCGTTCCGTGTGACGGGAAATCGAAATATTCGTGAAGTTCACACATGAGATGAGAAGTATGGAAATTGCGATAAGCATAAGGACCAGCAGAAATGTCCTCGAGCTGGGTGGCACAATGTCGTACTCAATTCCGGTATGAAGATGAATACTTTCCAGAGGCTCGAGAACCAGACTGAAACCTCCGGTCTTCACGAAATCAGGCACATACTTGGCGATTATCCTTGGAAATTGGTCGCGTAGTTCGTCGGGGGTCATCTTCCCTGTAAAGGATATGAAAGTGTGTGTCCCCATCGAATACCACTTATCTTCAAATCCGGGATCGACTTTTTGCCTGAACTTTGTCGGGATGAGAACATCAAACATGATGCTCGAGTTAACCGGAAAATCGTCCAGCACCCCCGTGACCATGAAATCGGTGTTGTTTATCTTCAGAACCTGTCCCATCGGTTCAGCACTCGCGAAAATCTTTTGTGCGAACTGTTTACTGATCACAACCGAATTGGGATTGTTAAGTGCGGAGCCGCGATCTCCTTCGAGCAAATTGAAACTAAATACGTCGAAGAACGATGGGGCGCTGCAATAGACCAGCTCCTTGAATGATCTGTTGCCGGATGTAATCCAGAACTCATTGAAGAAGAGTCGCGCAACTTTGAACATCCCGGGATAGTCATTCAGCAGAGCTTTTGGAAGAGGATCGGGCGTTACCGCGAAATATCTTTCAGTTGCGTTGCCGGGCGCTTTTGTCACGGTATAAATCCTGTAAATGTCGGACGCGTTCCTTTGGAATGAATCGTAATTCATTTCATTATACACATATGAGAAGATCAGGAAGAACGCGGCGATGCCGACTGATAGGCCGACGACATTGATGGCCGAGAGAGATTTCGATCTTAGAATATTCCTGACTGCGATTTTCAGGTAATTGCTTATCATGCCCTTGCTCCCTTATACCTCGTTCATGCAGAATGACATTTCACAAGAATATCACACAGAACTATTTAACAACAAGCGTACCGAGAGCGATCAAGAAAAACGACAATTTCACCGACAAGATGACGA is from Candidatus Kryptoniota bacterium and encodes:
- a CDS encoding FmdB family zinc ribbon protein — translated: MPTYEYKCESCSKTFEEIQSMTDDPLTTCPKCGGKVQRLISSGVGLIFKGSGFYLTDYKKSSASPAGSNGESKPKTKAPAEKPAVAKTKSTKKSD
- the fmt gene encoding methionyl-tRNA formyltransferase, translated to MKIVFMGTPEFAIPSLKAIAATGHRLVAVVTNTDEPQGRGLKVTPPPVKIAAAEIGVPVIQVSSLRDPEFADRLRSLEPDVIVVVAFRILPKEIFTIAKKGTFNLHASLLPKYRGAAPINWAIVKGERETGVTTFFLDEKIDTGKIILQRRTEIGTDDTAGELADRLSKIGADAVVDTLDLIERNQVSIIEQDDAKATKAPKISKENCLIDWSKPAEDVHNFIRGFSPEPGAFTYLQNRMAKIIRARIAERPAHGAVGELQTDSGKLNVVCGDGAVEILEIQMEGKKKLRSVEFLRGARITPATVFSNKR
- a CDS encoding rhodanese-like domain-containing protein; translated protein: MVDQKSGRSDAISVHELKDRLDKGEKITILDVREKSEFQICNIGGILIPLRQLPEKMSELDAEGETVVICHSGNRSLMAVRFLQSAGFQNVKNLTGGIDAWARFIDPAMRRY
- a CDS encoding ABC transporter permease, which gives rise to MISNYLKIAVRNILRSKSLSAINVVGLSVGIAAFFLIFSYVYNEMNYDSFQRNASDIYRIYTVTKAPGNATERYFAVTPDPLPKALLNDYPGMFKVARLFFNEFWITSGNRSFKELVYCSAPSFFDVFSFNLLEGDRGSALNNPNSVVISKQFAQKIFASAEPMGQVLKINNTDFMVTGVLDDFPVNSSIMFDVLIPTKFRQKVDPGFEDKWYSMGTHTFISFTGKMTPDELRDQFPRIIAKYVPDFVKTGGFSLVLEPLESIHLHTGIEYDIVPPSSRTFLLVLMLIAISILLISCVNFTNISISRHTERIKEIGMRKVLGAQRSQVVVQFLCESILMSFVSLMIGIGLAEISLDQFRNLTGKEISISPFLTMPNILVIGAFGIFVGLIAGSYPALVLSKHMPAEVLEKHAAGRSKSTARNILVVGQFVIAAVLVTSVFLISQQVGFMKSYDMGFQPDNIVAVPVETEAEAGQYEKIKSFFNLISSNESTHGILSVAMSENIPGDHFNNTFGIVPVGANDKEAIQMVVSSMDENFVDTYRIRIIDGRNFSLAFATDKSDAVIINQSAARALGWTSAVGKKICYIHEHYPLTVIGVIKDINFQSLQNPMEPMVYRYAAGGYENTAVSLRLDPSRISEGLSFIRENWAKVFPMFPFDYFFVKDKYTAAYLPEEKMETIVEVFSGLAIFLAGLGLFGLSSLKVTQRTREIGVRKILGAGLSDILGLFAKEFLTLVLIANLIAVPVSYLVLNKWLQDFAYRTEISVWIFILSTVLALAIAFVTVASHAFRIFTVNPAEVIRRE